A genomic window from Schistocerca serialis cubense isolate TAMUIC-IGC-003099 chromosome 4, iqSchSeri2.2, whole genome shotgun sequence includes:
- the LOC126474819 gene encoding uncharacterized protein LOC126474819 produces the protein MTQYTFCELLKKLEPRLRKNDTFWRVSVSPKERLAVFLRFLATGDSFKTISFSYRLGKSTVAAIVHDISRTVIDLLLEEVMPVPNEEKWNAIAEEFWTKWQFPNCIGSLDGKHVTIQAPNNSGSLYWNYKKTYSIVLLALVDPCYNFIAIDVGAYGKNSDGGILVNSNLGKSLENNTLSVPKSKTLPGTDVELPTNSFAQLHSSQDNPTVRPCPSRENLNTANPARPGPGPLTFPVHGPVKWGPLHLF, from the exons atgacgcagtacaccttctgtgaacttttaaagaaactagaaccaaggctgagaaaaaatgacacgttctggagagtatcagtttcacccaaagaacgactggctgtttttttacg gttccttgctacaggagattcctttaaaactatttccttcagctacaggttgGGAAAATCCACAGTTGCAGCTATCGTCCATGACATCTCTAGAACagttatcgatttattgttagaagaggtgatgcctgtgccgaatgaagaaaaatggaatgctatagctgaggagttttggacaaaatggcagtttccaaactgcattggatctttagatggaaagcacgtaacaatacaggctccaaacaactcaggaagtctctattggaattacaaaaaaacatattccattgtgcttcttgctctggttgacccatgttataattttattgcaatagacgtgggagcgtacggaaaaaactctgatggaggcattctagtaaattcaaatcttggaaagtcattggaaaacaatacgcttagcgtcccaaagagtaaaactttacccggaactgatgttgaacttccaacg aacagttttgcgcagttgcacagctcacaagacaaccccaccgtcaggccgtgtccgtcacgtgaaaatttgaacacggcgaatcccgcccggcccggccccggcccgttgacgttccccgtgcacggcccggtcaagtggggcccgctgcatttgttttaa